CAGCACACTGCTTGTTTGATGAACCTAAACTTTTCGTCGTGCTTATGTTTAGCCAGTGGCAGTCCTCAAACGAACACAATGATTCAGAATCAGACAACTCAACATTAGCTACTACTGATGATTTCGGCCCCCAAGTCGGGGTACCATCCTCGTACGCGTTGTGTGTCAATCTCCGGATACCTGAACCATCTGACTTGATCACGAAAAGGTCTCCATACGGCTGGAAATGATGCGGGTTAGATATTGGTTCAGCGGAaacacctgcataatctgaggTGAACGCGATGTGTCTCCCATCCGGACTAAACCACGGGTGATTCGTTCTCCCACCTGAGCCACTCTGTATCAGCTTCTGCAGCCCCGTTCCGTTCGGATGAATCTTGAACAACTCGAAACTACCCGAACCGGGATTCTCCCTATCAGATGCGAAGGCGATCCAGTCTCCATCGGGTGACCAATTGCACATAGTATCACTCCATGGACCTTCAGTTAACCTATGGAGGGCCGCCTTTTCTCCATCCAAAGCGTCCATTATGTACAAGTTCTTGTGACCAGACCTACCGGATCTGAACACGACCCATTTTCCATCCGGCGAGGCTGAAGGGAAGGCATTGTTTTCACCACCGGTGGTTAAGGTTTTGTAACttaaatcatcatcatccacaTTGATAGATATGATATCAACCTTCGAGGTTTCACTAGCAAACGTAGGCCCAACACTCGTGTACACCACTCCTTTCCTCTTCCAATCCCAAGCTGTCGAAAAGGCGGATCGACTAGAAACCATTCTGGCACCCGATCCATCACTATTCATGACATAAACACCCGGGAAGTTCACGTAAGCGATCCGCTTTCCATCCGGTGAGAACGAGGGAAATGATCCACCTATACGGAACAAGGAAATATTTGGTAATGGACTATTAACACTCTCAAGATGTAACTCATTGGTCTGGCCACCACTGGTAGTTCCTCTGCATTTATGGTACCCGACCAGTGCAGAGTCGGGAGAGATAAACGGGTTGAAGTGATGGGCATTCGGTGAAATGGTTTTGGTTAACTCGATGAACTTACTCAAAACAACATCAAATAGCTCTATGTGGCGATATTCAGATCCGGGTCTTCTTGTGGCCACAGCAATGAAGTTCTTGTTTGTAACAGAAGCAGCTGGAGTGAAAGCGTGCAAACCCGGCGGGGTGAGTCTCTCAACCACCGTGGATTCGAAGTGGAATCGACCATTTTCCACCGTCAAAACAGCCCTGAAAACACTCCACCATCCATCATCACATTTTCGGTGAAAATACAAAGTCGAATCATCGGCCCAGCTTGGCCATCCTCCATGCTCAATCACCTTGACCCGATTGGATCCATCAAGAGTCGAGAACACATATATATCTGTACCCAGTtcttggacatctccatgccaaCCCTCTTCCCCATACGACGCCACCGCGGTCCAGGTGCCTGACGGAGAGACGGCGGGGCTGAAATCCGCTATCCCTTTCGGCGTCATCCTCAGAGTCGACCCGGTAGTCAACTGAGTCGAGTAAACAGCGGCCCAACTCGCACGAGGCTTACCTGGGTTTTCGTGGGTCGACACGTAAACCAAACTCTGACCCACTAATGTCGGCCTGTCTTTCATCGAAATCTGGCCGTTGAAATTCTCATCGCCCACCAATGGTATCTGAACTCGATCAAACTGAGTAGAAACTCCAAGAAGGGATCGCGGTTGCACAAGTAACGAAGGAGAAATATGGACCGCATCCAGATATATACTCGTCGACCCGTTCCGTTCAGTTACGTACACAAGGTTCACAGACGGGAGGGAATAGTTCTTCAAGAAAGGCAGCGCAGAGACTGATGCAAAATAGCCGTTAAAATTGATAGATTTCCCATCGGTGAGACGGATTTCCTTCGATTTGTCCGATACTCGGAG
The Primulina eburnea isolate SZY01 chromosome 5, ASM2296580v1, whole genome shotgun sequence genome window above contains:
- the LOC140832570 gene encoding uncharacterized protein, yielding MKTSRQKVLSCCFILFSFSVISHATPEHSSIAFSTLGRPRYAFDIYYLRVSDKSKEIRLTDGKSINFNGYFASVSALPFLKNYSLPSVNLVYVTERNGSTSIYLDAVHISPSLLVQPRSLLGVSTQFDRVQIPLVGDENFNGQISMKDRPTLVGQSLVYVSTHENPGKPRASWAAVYSTQLTTGSTLRMTPKGIADFSPAVSPSGTWTAVASYGEEGWHGDVQELGTDIYVFSTLDGSNRVKVIEHGGWPSWADDSTLYFHRKCDDGWWSVFRAVLTVENGRFHFESTVVERLTPPGLHAFTPAASVTNKNFIAVATRRPGSEYRHIELFDVVLSKFIELTKTISPNAHHFNPFISPDSALVGYHKCRGTTSGGQTNELHLESVNSPLPNISLFRIGGSFPSFSPDGKRIAYVNFPGVYVMNSDGSGARMVSSRSAFSTAWDWKRKGVVYTSVGPTFASETSKVDIISINVDDDDLSYKTLTTGGENNAFPSASPDGKWVVFRSGRSGHKNLYIMDALDGEKAALHRLTEGPWSDTMCNWSPDGDWIAFASDRENPGSGSFELFKIHPNGTGLQKLIQSGSGGRTNHPWFSPDGRHIAFTSDYAGVSAEPISNPHHFQPYGDLFVIKSDGSGIRRLTHNAYEDGTPTWGPKSSVVANVELSDSESLCSFEDCHWLNISTTKSLGSSNKQCAEI